In Jejubacter calystegiae, the following are encoded in one genomic region:
- the sfmF gene encoding fimbria assembly protein, whose protein sequence is MLPGLASAASLGEINIQLRGNVVDLSCVAAPGDADKTVQLGRWATKQLATAGSTSSLVPFSLRLMGCPPGSVSITFSGRAASVPSLLALDDGSSAGNVAVEIRGGDRQRLALASESQDVVVDNDGNATLRFFANYIAISDNVTAGSADADATFMINYY, encoded by the coding sequence ATGCTCCCCGGGCTGGCCAGCGCTGCTTCGCTTGGGGAAATCAATATCCAGCTACGAGGTAACGTGGTGGATTTGAGCTGCGTTGCCGCGCCGGGGGATGCCGATAAAACCGTCCAGTTGGGCCGTTGGGCGACAAAGCAGCTGGCCACGGCAGGCAGTACCAGTTCGCTGGTGCCTTTTAGTCTGCGGCTGATGGGATGCCCGCCGGGATCGGTTTCCATTACCTTTTCCGGACGTGCGGCTTCGGTGCCTTCGCTATTAGCGTTAGACGACGGCAGCAGCGCCGGTAATGTGGCGGTAGAGATACGTGGCGGCGACAGACAGCGACTGGCGCTTGCCAGCGAAAGTCAGGATGTGGTCGTGGATAACGATGGCAATGCCACATTGCGGTTTTTCGCTAATTATATTGCGATTAGCGATAATGTGACTGCCGGTAGCGCCGATGCCGATGCAACATTTATGATTAATTATTACTGA
- the fimZ gene encoding fimbria biosynthesis transcriptional regulator FimZ — MKPASVIIMDEHPIVRMSIEVLLQQNKDITVTLKSDDSREVLSCLRRQAVDLIILDIELPGTDGFTLLKRIRSLQKQTKVLFLSSKSEGFYAIRAMRAGANGFVSKRKDQHDIYNAVEMLLAGYSFFPSDTLNFINSHRSRRGELNETPLSDREVTVLRYLAHGLSNKEIAGQLLLSNKTISAHKANIFAKLGIHSIVELIDYAKSHELL, encoded by the coding sequence ATGAAACCGGCATCCGTAATAATCATGGACGAACACCCTATTGTAAGAATGTCGATTGAGGTTTTACTACAACAAAATAAAGATATTACCGTCACATTAAAATCTGATGACAGCAGGGAAGTACTCAGCTGCCTGCGCCGCCAGGCTGTCGACCTTATTATCCTTGATATTGAGCTTCCGGGAACCGACGGGTTTACGTTACTGAAAAGAATTCGTAGCCTGCAGAAGCAGACAAAAGTTTTATTTTTATCTTCTAAATCAGAGGGTTTTTATGCTATCAGGGCGATGCGCGCTGGAGCCAACGGATTTGTCAGCAAGCGCAAGGATCAGCATGATATCTACAATGCAGTAGAGATGCTGCTGGCTGGCTACTCTTTTTTCCCTTCCGATACCCTTAATTTTATCAATAGTCATCGCTCACGCCGTGGAGAATTAAATGAAACGCCACTATCCGATCGCGAAGTCACCGTATTGCGTTATCTCGCCCATGGTTTATCCAATAAAGAGATCGCCGGGCAATTACTTTTAAGCAATAAAACCATTAGCGCCCATAAAGCAAATATCTTTGCTAAGTTGGGGATTCATTCTATCGTGGAGTTGATCGATTATGCCAAGTCACATGAACTGTTATAG
- a CDS encoding response regulator transcription factor — translation MSDLARTARRSRRIRSGLRVSGNPPVIPAFFDSLESIHQQLISSHIPDIRTDTLLITADRFLGHALSHNSPHGDFMQVDHRLEALPQSLLHHDIRRLIVDPISLSLPLIMSLNILRATAHNHPHLRLFILAPEHPQGLLRFIAASGPFTVVARQLRTREIYRALAAAAPQPSFPHRWRMSPRLWQIVQAMSEGQSLRSIALVQNLPYHRVVYQLNRLSSLLELTPRRRFLTLLHHLSLPGNML, via the coding sequence ATGAGCGATCTGGCGCGTACCGCCAGACGAAGCCGCCGGATTCGCTCCGGGCTCCGGGTATCGGGCAATCCCCCGGTGATACCGGCATTTTTCGACAGTCTGGAATCGATACATCAACAACTCATTTCTTCACATATCCCCGACATCCGGACTGATACCTTGCTGATTACAGCCGATCGCTTTCTGGGGCATGCGTTAAGTCACAACTCCCCCCATGGGGACTTTATGCAGGTGGATCACAGGCTGGAAGCACTTCCCCAATCTCTGCTTCATCACGACATCCGGCGGCTGATTGTGGACCCCATTAGTCTGAGTCTTCCGCTGATTATGTCGCTGAATATATTGCGCGCCACAGCACATAATCACCCACATTTACGACTCTTTATACTCGCGCCAGAACATCCCCAGGGTTTACTTCGCTTTATCGCGGCCAGTGGCCCTTTTACCGTGGTAGCGCGTCAGCTTCGAACCCGCGAGATATACCGCGCGCTCGCTGCCGCAGCCCCCCAGCCCTCTTTTCCGCATCGCTGGCGGATGTCGCCACGCCTGTGGCAAATAGTGCAGGCCATGAGTGAAGGTCAGTCGCTCAGATCTATCGCCCTTGTACAGAATCTTCCTTACCACCGCGTGGTCTATCAGCTCAATCGACTGTCATCCCTTCTTGAACTTACTCCACGTCGCCGTTTTCTCACTCTTCTACATCATCTCTCATTACCTGGTAATATGTTATAA